The window TCAACAGTTACATGCACTTCACTTGTGTCCTGAACCTCACTGCTGGCCTCTTCAGGGCCTTCTGAGGGGCTCTGATTTTCTGAAGGGGCCTCACCTGCTGAGCGGGTGGAGGAGCAGCGAGACtggggcttagttgccatctTGCCACTCCGTATTTTCTCAAGTCCTGTCTTGAGAGAAGAGTCATTTTCTTCATTCCGATACCTTTGTGGCTTTAAACGCAATCGGGGTGGGAGGGAACCTGAGCTGGTGTTCTGAAGACGCCGTGTGAAGTGGACCTTTGAATGTGCATTTTTGGAAGAGGAGGTTGCACTCTGCttcttttgtgccttttctttggCCATTTTCAAGACTTCCCGAGCTTTTGCATGATCCATGTTTTTGCTCTGGAgaactttttttgtatttaactGCGCTTTTGAAGTATTTGCTTGTGCGGAAACTTTAACTACTCTGCTTCTGCTATGGGCAATATTTGAAACCTTGACCACAGCATTCcttttctggctttcattttggctttttccATCCACTTTATGGTCAGTCTTAAGTTTTTTATTCACAGTAGTCACACTCTCATTTCTTCGTTTTTTATTATCCTCATATTTTGAAGAGTCACTTGCATTGccacctttttttatttcttttttttctgcaacaacACTGTTTTTGCACTTGTCACATAAGACCTGCCGGGGTCGTAGTTTGATAGCATTCATGATAGAAGTGGGTTCCTCCCTGTACATTTTACGCTTGGGCCGCTTAATTTTCCGGGGCGGAGGCTGAGGTATTGACTGGTTATACGTGTCCCTGATAAACAAAGGAGGAGGATATGGCGCTCCCTCATGAAAGAGAGGAGGTGGTTTAGAAGTCCATAGGCTTTTAGCTATGCTAGGTTCTGATGGCTGCGTGAGAGAAGAGTCATCAGGGACTGCAGCATTAGATTCACACTTCACCTGTGCCTCATCTTGGAATGGTTTACTTTGGAGCTGCATGGCTTCAGGTTTATCCTTGTATTCCCTTTTAGGAAATATGGTCACAGGGATTCCATGGGGTCCAAAccttaaagagaaagaaaaaatattaaaggttTTGAGGGATCTTTTGctgcatttattaaaaagcatttgaaaacctGTCCACATTATGTAGCCATCATTTGAAAGACACAAGTCCCATGAAAATTAAAGCTTCATATCTAGCCTTATGGTAAGCTTTGAAAAAGCAGGACACCAAAACCAAGTCAGTAGAGAACACAAAATACAGTTTCACTTATTATCAGTTTCTCTTGCATCAACAAGATGCCctgaaaatgtaacaaaaaatatAACCTAGAGACAGCAGTAAAAGAATTAACTTTGTACTTTTAGAAAATGCTTATAAACATGCAAGCTACACACTCATCCCATGAACTCGAAATCTACCCAGGATTTCCATACTAAGTCAACTTATGTGAAGAAGGCATCTTCAGTAACTTTTacaaaattcttccatttttagCATAGCACAAAAGGCCAAGTATGTTTCAGATTTAATTGAGGCAAATATGGACTACATAAATACCTGCATTGAACTTGCAAGTGCCATCATTCTTCACCCACAAAAAGATTAGCACTTGATCATCTGATGCATTACAGCCCAAAACTTGCTAGCCTATTAGTTTGAGTTTCTTCCAGCAAAACTACCTTTATTTCAACACAATACAAACCATTCCCGCCTGTTTTGCAAGCAAACAATATTTCAAACCTTTGCCTACTTTTCTCCAGACAGCTCTAGATCTCTGCTGCCCCATTTGACATACACAGGGCTTCTCACCACCCTGATCAACTCTGAGACAAGAATGAAAAATCCCAGTATGACTGGGGCATTAGCTCAACTTTCCTATAGTAACAGAAGTAGCATGTTGCCTAACAGGTACCCAATACTTTCTGCAAAGGGTTGTGCTAAGGGAAACATTTTATCAGTTTGCAATGTATTACGCTTGCCTTCTCCCAAGAGGAAATCAAAtgataaatacattcattttacaACAATGTATCTTTCAATCCCCAGAACAGGGCAGGATTATAAAAGCTTGTTTAACCTTCCTTCCGTTCCACTCCACAATCTACCAGCTGAGGTACCAGCCTTACACAAAGCTGTCACTAGGTTGTTCACTGCTCTTGACCTCTGCCTGATTCCAGCTCCCATACACACACTAGCATGTGGCTTACATTAGTTGGTATTTTAACAGTTTGACCTTAATGCAGTAACAACATGATAGACAAGGTTGCAATTCAAATGCCAAATCATCCATTTTGAATCACTAAAACACCATTATGTTTATCACACCCCACCTGACAGGAGAATGAAGTAATTACCCAAGATTTGTCCTCAGGTTAACACTAGTTCACATTGCACTGCAGCTGCTCAACTGCAACATCCTCTTAACTGATTGAACTGAAGTTTATTTACAATTTATGGTTGCCTCTCAACTGAAGATAAATACTGAATACCTGTCTATTTTCCATTCACACTCCTGCAAGAAACATGCAGTTTATACGAGTGCCTACATGCTGGCTCTACTTCTTCGAAAccggttttgaaaaaaaaacaacatcatCATATGCATTAGAAGATTCTTTACACTGTCACCAACAAAAGCCATCACTTGTTTGTCCTTTTGCTTATCTGTTAAGCATCTTTTCACACTTAAAAAGGTGCAATTGAAGCAAAGCAACCCATCCAAGATTAAATTATCCATCCAGTTTGCACTTCATtacaaaaggagaacagaaacagcagaCAACCTAAGCAAGGGGCAACCAAACAATTTTGTCATCATAGAAAAGAAGGGAAGTTGAATACGTGACAATTTACAGGTTAGTATCAACATGGGAACTGTTGTTACCCTACACCTAGGTACTGTTACATTCATACCTTTGAACTCTGGGGACACAGGCAGGAGCCCAGGTGAGCAGCTAGAGCAGTTCTGTCCTTATCCACAGGCTGATGAGTGGGATTTACCACAAAATATCCCACCACCCCACAAAAGTTCATTTCTGAGGTTTGGAGCCACTCCAGTTGAATTCCACATGTCCCTCCAGAAATGAGCAGCATAACTAAATGCAGTCTACTGCACTAGTGAAGGCTACAGTGAATTATAAACATTTGGCAGCTGATACAGGCATTTCTCCAGCCTACAGTCTGGCATTAAACCACAAGGGACTCACTCATAACCAAGTTTTAAGTTCCCTGAAGTCCCAAAAGTCCACCAAGTGTAAAGAAGTTATTTTTCCACAAACACTTTTCCTTCCACTAAGGATTATGAGCAAGTTACTCAATTCCAAGTAGGGCCCACTAAGGATTATGAGCAAGTTACTCATTTCCAAGTAGGGCTTTAAAAGAAACTATCAGCTGATAGTAATTAAATTagcaatattttcagtgttatttgcATCAAGAACTTCAGCTTCTTTAAGAGCAATAAGATCCAGATCCCATCTTTCACCACCTGATAAAGATTACAGGATTTGGGGAAAAGTTAAATTTACTATAAGAGTTAAGAACAAGACAGGGTAAGATCTCTGTTGTGCAAATTTCAATCCCAGACAAACACCACAAAAGTAGAACTAGGCAGGAGTGTGATATCAAATGGGCAAAACCCATGCAGAAGAACATCACTTATAACTCTTTTCACTGTCTCAGGAACTGCATTTCCTAGCCCCTCACAAGACATTTCCATAGTCCAATGCAAAAGGACTATGCATTGGACGCAAAAGGACTTTCTTCTAGAAGACATTTATGCTGACTCTGTGTTAGGAAATTAAGCATTATTAGCAGTGACCAGGCAAGAAGTGGATGAAGAGGACTGCAAGGAGGTTCTCCAGAAGGATCCCATTTCAGTAATTAATCTCTCTTTTCCTAGATTTTCGTTCTACTGCCTCACAAGCAAAGTCAGCACAATTAGCACTCCAAATGCATAAAAAAGCCTAATGGAAAGCTCAGCATATGACTAATACCATGAAGGCATCAAAGATTAAAACTGCACCTTAGACTATACTTTCCTTCAAGCATCCGCATAATACACAGGCCAAACAGCTGGAGAACAGGGCAGCCAAAGTGGAATTTTTATTTAAGATGCAAACCTGCTTTAGTAAGACACAAAACCAATCCAGACTGAATCTCTGATGCCGGAGTCTGTCT is drawn from Mycteria americana isolate JAX WOST 10 ecotype Jacksonville Zoo and Gardens chromosome 8, USCA_MyAme_1.0, whole genome shotgun sequence and contains these coding sequences:
- the PWWP2A gene encoding PWWP domain-containing protein 2A isoform X2 produces the protein MAAMAAEAAATAAVPGDGGAGEAEPEMEPIPGSEAGADPLPAVTEAVESVVPDGEEADGGKVAPGEAEEPPPVQLTRSPAGTREPEAERTEKLPPSTPDVGSPPAEHRGAPSPESEEEPQPCPPPAGHPELPEEEPQPCPPATGGSAEPEPGEEPSRPEEEEPDAADAAAVEPKSPVPVAPAGGEAEAPLLPGSEVRVTLDHIIEDALVVSFRLGEKLFSGVLMDLSKRFGPHGIPVTIFPKREYKDKPEAMQLQSKPFQDEAQVKCESNAAVPDDSSLTQPSEPSIAKSLWTSKPPPLFHEGAPYPPPLFIRDTYNQSIPQPPPRKIKRPKRKMYREEPTSIMNAIKLRPRQVLCDKCKNSVVAEKKEIKKGGNASDSSKYEDNKKRRNESVTTVNKKLKTDHKVDGKSQNESQKRNAVVKVSNIAHSRSRVVKVSAQANTSKAQLNTKKVLQSKNMDHAKAREVLKMAKEKAQKKQSATSSSKNAHSKVHFTRRLQNTSSGSLPPRLRLKPQRYRNEENDSSLKTGLEKIRSGKMATKPQSRCSSTRSAAQRH